The Microcoleus sp. FACHB-672 genomic sequence TGTCGTGGTGATCTGTGATAATAATTTTTAAGCCAAGCTGACGCGCTCTATCTACAGGATCGTAGGCAGAAATGCCGTTATCTACGGTTAAAATGAGCTGCACGCCATCGCTGTGGAATTCTTCGACAATTCGCCGGTTGATGCCATAACCTTCTTGCATCCGGCTAGGAATGGCGTAATCTACGCTCGCGCCTAACCACCGCAGTGCTCTAATTAATAAGGCAGTGCTCGTCATGCCATCGGCATCATAGTCACCGCAAATCGCGATTTTATGTTGCGATGTGATCGCTTCTTGCAATAACTCCACACTCATTGCTAAGTCGGGAAATTCATCGAGGGGGGAGGGTAAAAGCAAGGAGTCTGGGTTTAAATACGCTTCTGCTTGCGCCGGCGTCTCAATGCCTCGATCAATCAACACCTGTGCCAGTACCGAAGATAAGCCGGTTGCCGCCGCCAGTTGTGCCGCTAATTCTGGTTTTTGGGGGAAAATCTGCCACCGCTGATTGGGTAGCCGGCTATTCCGGGGAGGCTGATGGCTTAATTCGTCTAACACAGCAGTTTTAATTCCAGTACATTTAGCCAATCATAAAGGCTCGTGGCGAGTTTGGGTTGCCGATGCCGGCATAACGCTGAGGAAAGCAACGGTAACTCAGGTTGCCGGTGGAAACTCCAACCATAAAACTAGAAAATGAACATCGCTTGATTACACCCAAAACTGGAAAATGATCATTTAGGTTAAGCTTTTGATCATCTACAATCAACAATTATCACGGGCATCAGGGTGAATGATCGATCTAAGTCAGCTCGCTCCCGATTCTACCATCGGCCACCTTCCCACCCACCACTTTCTAGTGAGTCTCTCGACACCAGGGAAGCTGGTAGCAAAAACATTTGCCTATCAACCAGATATCCCCGGCGTCATCATTACCAGCAACCTGCGGGTGGTGGGGATGATTTCTCGGCGCAAGTTTCAAGAATGGAGCAGCCAGCCTTATAACGTTGATCTTTATATGGAGCGCCCCATTCAAGTGCTGTTAGATTCTGTCAAAACTCCTCCTCTACAGCTCAATGCTACTTGCGGAATTGATGAGGCTGCTCGAATTGCTCTCAATCGCTCTGAAGATTTAGTCTATGAACCGATTGTGGTGCTATGTGATGACAAAAGCTATCGCTTGCTAGATATGCAAGTTCTTTTGTTAGGCTTGTCGCAAATGTTAACGCTTTCAAATGAGATAATCCGGTTGCAAAAAATTGAAAAATTAGAATATCTTTCCCGACTACAGCGAGAACAAGATAAAGGAAAAGGATACACGCAATTATTAGAGTTTAATTTGTTGGAAATTCAAAAGCAAAATCAGCAGTTAACCTTCCAGCAATCCAAGTTGATCAAACAATCTAAAAAAATAGCTCAGCTCAACCAGCAATTTGTTGAAATCGGCCAACTGCTTTCTGTAGAGGGTAGAAATGCCTTTCATGCCACCTTTACAGGAGTGAATGCGATTTGCCGCAACACCGATCAAATTGTTGATATTGGCAGAGCCTTAGCGAAAGAGCTAGAAACCGTTAATACGGCTTCTGTACAGATTTCCAAAGTAAGCCAGCAAGTCCGTTACTTGGCTGTGCAGGCAGCAATTGTTGCCAATCGTGCCGGCGGGCAATTTAATGAATTCAGTAAGGTAACTTCTGAAATTGGCAAATTAGTCACTCAAACATTTGATGCAGGACGTCAGATGGATCAACTGG encodes the following:
- a CDS encoding chemotaxis protein produces the protein MIDLSQLAPDSTIGHLPTHHFLVSLSTPGKLVAKTFAYQPDIPGVIITSNLRVVGMISRRKFQEWSSQPYNVDLYMERPIQVLLDSVKTPPLQLNATCGIDEAARIALNRSEDLVYEPIVVLCDDKSYRLLDMQVLLLGLSQMLTLSNEIIRLQKIEKLEYLSRLQREQDKGKGYTQLLEFNLLEIQKQNQQLTFQQSKLIKQSKKIAQLNQQFVEIGQLLSVEGRNAFHATFTGVNAICRNTDQIVDIGRALAKELETVNTASVQISKVSQQVRYLAVQAAIVANRAGGQFNEFSKVTSEIGKLVTQTFDAGRQMDQLANRFKRRVQELTESARQGATVAKSLVQKIERAEGALSELEELVKHPHSSIASPTPENSLLEEITEAQSLMQKIEQAEGALTEIEDVVKQQDLLRLIQKIDGVLSRHRQKLLQ